The following are encoded in a window of Primulina eburnea isolate SZY01 chromosome 4, ASM2296580v1, whole genome shotgun sequence genomic DNA:
- the LOC140830190 gene encoding uncharacterized protein, translating to MDLDFLKWQLLRGSLVRRVVLRAFMLVVALMLVSLVQIVRVFRVVEPIMPSFDECPLNLNSSSSVNFTGFLNFAPGFALPQFRASAIGGRDSETVSKAMFKVLMEKNFLSLNARALCVGEGFASDLMVLRELGYFNAVGVDIHPSFSLVKRRFVYVLKFEDNHFDFVLSRGLDRVSVPSLLVLEIERVLRLGGTGAILLGSHQFSSGGLVRPFLSLLKSSNVVHVCKIGSFTLVIFIKGHENFASFEHFQLPSNCPSVKQNKPWVKNIEPLVDKNSKQSKPELSYLPKFLNISSRNKLLYINIGAGEFAKSSITKMSKAYCSDHHTAFEVFIIDYKTSVLSSYVMDRGTTFVYHPALAGNAAATAPDISSDEFFSAPSDDEGFDIVQWFNETVTDDDFVVLMMNAKLVELNILVELFKTGLICRVDELFLHCSDGENCKKLCNSLRKSGVYAHQWWGD from the coding sequence ATGGACTTGGATTTCTTGAAATGGCAACTGCTTCGAGGGTCCTTGGTTAGGCGTGTTGTGTTGAGAGCATTTATGCTTGTGGTGGCATTGATGCTGGTCTCACTGGTGCAAATAGTCCGGGTGTTTCGGGTGGTCGAACCAATAATGCCTAGTTTCGATGAATGCCCATTGAATTTGAACTCGAGCTCCAGTGTTAATTTCACTGGATTCTTGAATTTTGCACCGGGTTTTGCTCTTCCTCAGTTCAGGGCCTCTGCCATAGGCGGTAGAGACAGTGAAACCGTCTCTAAAGCCATGTTTAAAGTGTTAATGGAGAAGAACTTCTTGTCATTGAATGCCAGAGCATTGTGCGTTGGCGAGGGATTCGCTTCCGACTTAATGGTATTGCGCGAGTTGGGATATTTCAATGCTGTCGGTGTTGATATTCACCCTTCATTTTCCCTTGTGAAGAGAAGATTTGTGTATGTGCTCAAGTTTGAGGATAATCATTTCGATTTTGTGTTGTCAAGGGGTCTTGACAGGGTTTCAGTTCCATCTCTTCTTGTGTTAGAGATTGAGCGTGTACTACGCCTAGGTGGCACAGGTGCCATTCTTTTGGGAAGCCACCAATTCTCCTCGGGAGGATTGGTAAGGCCCTTTTTGTCGCTCTTGAAAAGCTCCAATGTTGTTCATGTGTGCAAGATTGGATCTTTCACACTGGTGATCTTTATAAAAGGACACGAAAACTTCGCCTCCTTTGAGCATTTTCAACTTCCATCCAACTGTCCTTCTGTTAAACAAAACAAGCCATGGGTGAAGAACATCGAGCCCCTGGTTGATAAAAACTCAAAGCAGTCGAAACCGGAGCTTTCTTATCTACCTAAATTCTTGAACATTTCCTCAAGAAACAAATTGCTTTACATCAACATTGGTGCTGGAGAATTCGCTAAATCAAGCATCACAAAAATGTCAAAGGCCTATTGCTCCGACCACCATACAGCTTTCGAGGTGTTCATTATCGATTATAAAACCTCTGTCCTCTCTTCTTACGTGATGGATCGGGGTACAACCTTTGTCTATCATCCAGCCCTCGCTGGAAATGCTGCTGCTACTGCTCCCGACATCAGCTCCGACGAGTTTTTCAGCGCACCATCGGATGACGAAGGGTTTGACATTGTTCAATGGTTCAATGAAACAGTAACAGATGACGATTTTGTAGTTCTTATGATGAACGCAAAGTTGGTGGAGCTAAACATTCTTGTCGAGCTATTTAAAACTGGTTTGATTTGTCGAGTAGACGAACTTTTCCTCCATTGTTCAGATGGAGAAAACTGCAAGAAGCTGTGCAATAGTCTGAGGAAGAGTGGCGTTTATGCTCATCAATGGTGGGGAGATTGA